Below is a genomic region from Rosa chinensis cultivar Old Blush chromosome 5, RchiOBHm-V2, whole genome shotgun sequence.
TTTAGACTTTTCGTCAAAAATGTCAGAACAACAATCAAATATGGGCCCCCTTGTCGGCTCCAACGGCTATAGTGACGTCACATTTGGAGGcaaattcaaaatttggactcgggtgatgtcCTTGGGGAGTGCAAGGAccattttgattaaaaaaaaaagtttaaggaTCAGACTGATTGTAGCCCCAAagttcaggggggtaaactgaatttttttcctatttataaAAACATGTATAAGAATTTCAAATACTAGCTCCGAGTGGGGCCATAACCTTCTTAATATACCTTCAAATTCACATTAGCAGCCAAAACTTCTATACAGAGAAGAGTATGTATATTATTTTAGTGGGTGCTTCAGCCCATACTTGGCCAATGTTGGGTCCGCCAGTAAACGGATCTTTAAGAGAATGACAAAAAGAAATCATTGTCTAAGTAATTTCACCTTCTACTATTGGTCATATAATAtacttaaaaaaatacaaattctGAAATGAGAAAATAAAAGGATCAATTCATGACCTGATTGCTTCTTGTGATGTCTTATCAAGAGTTTATGGATTGACCAACTCAATGACTTCTCTTTTGGTTATTAGTGGTTGAATAGTTACCTTTCTAGGTTTATTCTTACTTCCTAATGGAggattaaattgtttatttgttgaAGAGGGAAGTGATGAAGGGTTCATAATGAAGGTATATGTAAATTACCGTTGTGATTATTGTCATTAGACTAATGCTTATAATAATGTGGTACCAAACTCGAGACTCACAATAAGGGAATACAAATATCTAGGATGAATTAATGTGGTTGAAGTCATTTTAAAGACTTCAACCATTGTGCTTTTTAAGtgaacatatataataatatataataaTAGAGTAGTTGTATCTCTTAACTTTGATTCTATATATAATAGTATTCTTTCGggatacatatatattattcaTTTAAATAATGAAACCTTTCAAGGTACACATATTTTTGAGTTCAACTATGTCTTGATGCATCACCAAGTTCCGAAATTCCATCAATGGGCAGTGCACCAGGAAATCGATCAGGCCATTACTCTCTGTACTCTTCTATAATTTAATTGTCAGGCTTATGTAGTTTTGCGCTTTAGAAACTTTTATTACGGATGATTGTATTCCTACTCTTAAACCTAAgcctttttgttgtttttgtttgggTCTTTTAGAGCATCTCCCATGGTAGGCTAAAAACCTATTTATGGCCTTCACCCCCCTCCCACCGTAGGCTATATCCCAAATgccaagaaaaaaatttggccttctCAAATATGCTAGGCCAAATTTGGGCTGAGAATTGGTAAGCCAAATGTGGGACccgctgccttttttttttgtttcattaataacatgaattttacatttaagaaaattcatttttcctatatacatgggttatttataatgttactaaatattaaaattacatcattgtaaatatcttgttgagatcttcaatatgagcccaatatttgatatgtttagaatttttaaaataaatgtgtaactattaatttttatgatatacTTATTTTCATTTAACTAAATCGACTAGTTTTATTGATAGCCTCGTCAAAACCATACTCGGAAATATATTCTAAGCCGTTAGATGtaatgatatttgattttggCCTACAGAATTTGGCCTACGGTGGCAGCACTATTTTTTGTTGGTAGGCTAAAAAAGCATATTAGAGGGAATATTCTGTTTTTGGTAGGCTAAAACCATTTGGCTTTTAGCCTACCATGGGAGATGCTCTTAGTCCCccattgtaaccaaaaaaaaaaaaaaataccacaaGTTTGACACAAATACAATCACACAACGTTGATGCCAATTGACACATCACACACCCAAGTGACTGGGACTCTTCGGTCACGTGACCTCTTCAAACGGCTCCACGCTCACTCAGCGTGCTTACCTAGACGGCTAGACCCAAATCACATTCCCGAAAATACCCTCACCACACCCCACTGTCTCTTTCCCCCCATCCGTCACAGTCGTTTACTCCAGCATACTTTTCCACTGCACCGCCAACGCATTCCCGCCACGTGGAAGCCCAGAACTCTGGTCAGAGCTCTCTCTGCTCGAAACGTGTCACTATACCGATGCTCCCAGAACACCAcccccattctctctctctctctctctaaacaccAGATTTCAAACTTTCTCTGTCCCTCCCTTTTAACCCCTCTCACTCTGAATTTCTCACCTTTTAGGGTTTCTGCCAAGAGCAGGATTCACCTCTGCTTTAAATGGTAAATCTTCAAATTTTACTTCTTTTTTGGGGGTTTTTTTTCCATGAAATTTCATTGCTAGATCCCTTGTTGGGTTGTTACTTTGCTTCTATGTATTCCATGTTTGGTTGCTCAGAAAATTTGGTAAGAACAAAAAGGGGAAATTTTTCCATCTTTGAGGTTTTATCTTGTGCTGAATTTAGGGGGGTTCACTTAGTTTGAAGCCGATAAAGGTAAATAATTGATCTTTTAGctgtgtgtattttttttttttttttttttgtggggtaTAGTTTTTTCAGCTGCCAAATAGTGTTTGCATTAGGGGTTTTGAATGTGGATGAGGTGAAATTGAACAGTTTGAGTTTCCTATCATGGTTGTTTGTTTATAAAGTTTGCATCTTTGGGTCGATATGTGATTGTGATTTAGGCTTTTACTTGAAAGCATGCAGTTGGCTAAGTGTGTGTGTAATTTGCATGATGATCCATGATATGTTTCTCCAAGTTGTTTCTGACGTTTGGTATGATAGATTGAGTTTTCCTCTTAGGCTTTTGGGTTTCTTAAGGATCTTGGACTTCTGGGtgtgtgtttttgtattttccaatgACTTTGGGTTATTTATTTGTAATTACAAGCCAGCAAGAATGATATTCTGCAAAAAAGACGCTTGTTTTAGTGAAGGTGGTTGAGATCATTTTACCTTATGAGCAGGGCAGATTGGTTGTTTGCATCTGTGAGGGTTAAAGGTTTGTATTGTTTCCATGCTGATGTATTAGAGAAAAAAGGAGGTTGGTAGAATAGAACTAGAGGTTATGGTTGAGGTAAAGTATTGTGTTGAGGAAAGAAAGACTGATAAGGTAGCCTTGGCCTATGCTTTTGCTGAAGCATGTATAGACTAGAGAGATGAATGTAAACCGAAGTCATGGTTGGCAATTAGAAAAATGTACAGCGGTTGTTGACTTGGGGAATCTCTTCGATAACACAAAATTCCTGCTTTCCTCCATACCAAAGTCatcctttttattttaaaagGTTTCTCACATCAATTTTCCAAAAACTACAACATTGACAGTCACTTAGAAACAGGAGTTGGAGATGGTTGAAACAGTTTGGTTTGACTGAAAAAGTGATGATTTAGTATTATTTACTATTGTGTTAGAAAAGGGCATCAATGCAAACCTTGTTAGGCTGATTATGCTCTAGTAGAGGCCATATATTCTTTgattagagaaagaaaaaatttgtattGTCAGGACATGAAAAGATATCCAACCAACTCAAGAGAATTGAGGGgttattttcactttttttcttGTGTGCTTGTGCTTTATATTCTTATCTCAAAGAGGTTGTGtatgttttaatttcttttattcatcTCTTATTCTTTATTCAGTGTTTTGATTAGCGAATAATAAAGACAAGAAGATACTTTCCCATCACTAACCATGGATCACTCGGAACAAacacaacagcagcagcagcagcaacaacaacagcagCCTGTGGTTGGTGTTGTGGCCGGTTCTGGTCAGATGTCTTATGCTCCTCCATCCTATCAAACTGCTCCGATGGTGGCTTCTGGACCTCCTGCTGTGGCCATCCCTTCCCCAACACAGCCACCCCCGACATTCTCTAATTCCCCACATCAGATAGCCTACCAGCAAGCCCAGCACTTCCACAgccaacagcagcagcagcaacaacagcAGCTTCAGGTGTTCTGGGGCAACCAAATGCAAGACATTGAGCAAACAACTGACTTCAAGAATCACAGCCTTCCACTTGCTAGAATTAAGAAAATCATGAAAGCTGATGAGGATGTCCGAATGATATCAGCTGAGGCTCCAGTGATATTTGCAAAGGCATGTGAAATATTCATCTTGGAGCTGACTTTGCGCTCATGGATTCACACAGAAGAGAACAAGAGGAGAACATTACAAAAGAATGATATTGCAGCTGCTATTTCAAGGACTGATGTGTTCGATTTTCTGGTTGATATTATCCCAAGAGATGAGTTGAAAGAGGAGGGACTTGGAGTGACCAAGGCCAACATCCCTGTGGTGGGTTCTGCGGCAGATGTTCCATACTACTATGTTCCACCACAGCATCCTGTTGGTGCTCCTGGGATGATCGTGGGGAAGCCAGTGGATCAAGCAACAATGTATGGTGCTCAACAGCCTCGGCCACCTATGGCTTTCATGCCCTGGGCTCAGTCCCAACCTCAACAGCCGCTGCCacagcagcaacaacaaacccAACAGCAGCAGACAGACAATTAGTGGTTGTAGCTGAGGCACTCTCAAAGCCATTCCCAGGCATAGCTTTTGATTGTTAGATGAGTTTTAATAGTGTTGTGTTAGTTGCAATTCTGATGCTAAATGCTAGTGGATTGTGTGGTGAGCAAATGTTAGGTTGTTATGTTATCTATGTGCTTGTATTGCTTCTGATTCGAAAGTTATCTTATGGTGTGTGATATTATCCCGGCAGATTTTTGTTTAGAAGTTTATTTAAATTAGTTTACTTTGGTAGAGGATGAAGAGAATTTTAGAAGTTTGAAAATTGCAGTTGACTGAAATTTTATTCTTGTTACCAATGCTGGTATAGCCGATTTGAATTCCATTACTGCGAACTTGCGTAAACATCTTTGCTCAAGTAAATTGAGCAGAAAACTTATACGTAATATCTGAACCTCTGAAGATCAACTGCCCGGTTCCATGTAAGTTGAGTGCATCGAATTGAACGGCTCACTGTTGCTGCTACCATTGTACTATAAATCCTATGGTGTGAGCAAAAGTACAACTGGATTCTTAACACTGTTTTAGTGTGAATGCTATCCTAAGTTATGAAATCATAACAAAAATATGGATTTATAAGCCTCATATTTGTAATGCACGGTAGTATTATGATTTTTACTATTTATATTACATGTCCAGGCAAATTTTGTCTCCCAAATATCAAACAGTACATCCAAGTATGGCTAGAATGGTTTTCTTGTACGGACTGTGAATAAGCTTTTCAGAGGATATCAATAGCAAAATATGGCAAACCCACTTTGACTCTCCTTCATATGCATCCTCTTGAATCTCTAATATGTCTTGTAATATAAATAACAGAGGTAATAACACTTTAAATTGTGAAACAATTGTTGATAGTAAAAGAGTTAATTATCAACAAAGGTAAGGTACATATAAATCAGCACAATTCTctctttcaaaaattaaaagtgcactgaaaaagaaaatatattggaACCACAATTAACGGTCACCAAAACGTGCTCCCATATTGATCTTCTTACCCTTTTCAAAAATATTCCACATTTAATTAGCTCTATAATTCGCATTTATAGCTTCCTGAAAATACTCCTCTTGATTTTTCAACTCGTTAAAAATTGTAGGGTTTTTCTTTacagtttttccattttcacTACATCCCCATTGCTGAAACTTGAAAGGCTTCTGCTTCTTCCTCTGTTTCTCCTCTGCTTTTCTTAAAGCCATAAACCACCATAGAAAGCCACACCAATCCAAACCTAATCAGAAACATCAAATTCAGAGGGTTAATCTCTCAGTCTTTGTCAGTTTTGTTTGTTATATACAAAGCTCTTTTCAACGGTGATCTTCTTCTCTCAGTATATTTCCAAATCTGCTTGCTCTGTCTTCTCTTAACAATTTTTTTATAAGATTTTGTGCTTGGTTGTGTGGCATTTGCTTAAAGATTAATGCTTGTGTTGTTGGTTTCTGATACGCTTATAAGTTTTAATATAATCGCTCAAGTTTATAACCGTTATTGCTTCTCTGGCAAAGCTTGACAGTGTTGAGAT
It encodes:
- the LOC112166993 gene encoding nuclear transcription factor Y subunit C-2 isoform X1; its protein translation is MDHSEQTQQQQQQQQQQQPVVGVVAGSGQMSYAPPSYQTAPMVASGPPAVAIPSPTQPPPTFSNSPHQIAYQQAQHFHSQQQQQQQQQLQVFWGNQMQDIEQTTDFKNHSLPLARIKKIMKADEDVRMISAEAPVIFAKACEIFILELTLRSWIHTEENKRRTLQKNDIAAAISRTDVFDFLVDIIPRDELKEEGLGVTKANIPVVGSAADVPYYYVPPQHPVGAPGMIVGKPVDQATMYGAQQPRPPMAFMPWAQSQPQQPLPQQQQQTQQQQTDN
- the LOC112166993 gene encoding nuclear transcription factor Y subunit C-2 isoform X2; protein product: MQQQQQQQQQPVVGVVAGSGQMSYAPPSYQTAPMVASGPPAVAIPSPTQPPPTFSNSPHQIAYQQAQHFHSQQQQQQQQQLQVFWGNQMQDIEQTTDFKNHSLPLARIKKIMKADEDVRMISAEAPVIFAKACEIFILELTLRSWIHTEENKRRTLQKNDIAAAISRTDVFDFLVDIIPRDELKEEGLGVTKANIPVVGSAADVPYYYVPPQHPVGAPGMIVGKPVDQATMYGAQQPRPPMAFMPWAQSQPQQPLPQQQQQTQQQQTDN